A single Candidatus Chlamydia corallus DNA region contains:
- the ispD gene encoding 2-C-methyl-D-erythritol 4-phosphate cytidylyltransferase codes for MIKSSLILLSGGQGRRFGSDIPKQYLPLHGLPLVLHSLKTLSSLPQIAEIIVVCAPSHQEIFKEYQVSFALPGERRQDSVFSGLQQVSYSWVLIHDGARPFVYPDEIFDLVATAEKIGAAALASPIPYTIKQRNPVRTLDRNNLAVIHTPQCIKTEILREGLSLAEKKRLTLVDDIEAAEILGKPPQLVFNKHPQIKISYPEDLTIAQALL; via the coding sequence ATGATTAAGTCTTCCTTAATTCTTCTTAGTGGAGGACAGGGCAGGCGTTTTGGCTCCGATATTCCCAAGCAATACCTACCTCTACATGGACTTCCACTAGTTCTCCACTCATTAAAGACTCTCTCTTCTCTACCACAAATTGCTGAGATTATCGTTGTTTGCGCTCCCTCACACCAAGAAATTTTCAAAGAATATCAGGTTTCCTTTGCCCTTCCTGGAGAGCGTCGCCAAGATTCTGTCTTTTCGGGATTGCAGCAAGTCTCCTATTCTTGGGTTTTAATCCATGATGGAGCCCGTCCTTTTGTCTATCCCGATGAAATTTTTGATTTAGTAGCAACAGCAGAAAAAATTGGAGCAGCGGCTCTAGCATCTCCGATTCCCTATACCATAAAACAACGCAATCCTGTTCGCACTCTAGACCGAAACAATTTAGCAGTGATTCATACCCCTCAATGCATAAAAACCGAAATCCTCAGAGAGGGTTTATCTCTTGCAGAAAAAAAACGGCTGACACTGGTAGATGATATCGAAGCTGCTGAGATCCTCGGTAAACCCCCTCAACTTGTTTTCAATAAGCATCCTCAAATTAAAATTTCCTACCCTGAGGATTTAACTATTGCCCAAGCTCTCCTATGA
- the lpxG gene encoding UDP-2,3-diacylglucosamine diphosphatase LpxG, with the protein MLISISLAAIPILAFSWASFIEPNWLNTTAITWKLSKKHAHLHNLRIVQISDLHFHKKVPEKFLNKISKSIKNLAPDLIVFCGDLLCRARLEDNARLERFLNTLEAPLGIFAILGNHDYSAYISRNTKGEITCIPEKKSRPIQRALVSVMQGLFSSPSYCYDPYLTPQAPHPDLLKLLENTPLTLLHNATHVIPEKLNIVGLGDIFAKQFNPEQAFKNYNPSLPGILLSHNPDTINMLQHYPGDFILSGHSHGPQVTLSWPKFAQKFFARLSGLENPHLARGYFVTNEGKQLYVNRGLGGLKRIRFCSPPEICCITCSYD; encoded by the coding sequence GTGCTTATCTCTATTTCTTTAGCAGCGATTCCTATTCTTGCCTTTTCCTGGGCCTCCTTTATTGAACCGAATTGGTTAAATACAACTGCGATTACATGGAAACTTTCAAAAAAACATGCGCATTTGCACAATCTTCGTATCGTTCAGATCTCTGATTTACATTTCCATAAGAAAGTTCCTGAGAAATTTCTTAATAAAATTTCCAAATCAATAAAAAATTTAGCTCCTGACCTGATTGTATTTTGTGGGGACCTTCTTTGTCGTGCTCGACTTGAGGATAACGCGCGACTTGAAAGATTCCTAAATACGCTAGAAGCTCCTCTAGGGATTTTTGCTATTTTAGGAAATCACGATTATTCTGCGTACATCTCAAGAAATACCAAGGGAGAGATTACCTGTATACCCGAGAAAAAAAGTCGTCCTATACAACGCGCATTAGTTTCTGTAATGCAGGGACTATTCTCGTCACCGAGCTATTGCTATGATCCATACCTGACTCCCCAAGCACCCCACCCTGACCTCTTAAAGCTACTCGAAAATACTCCCCTAACTCTACTTCACAATGCCACCCATGTAATTCCTGAAAAACTAAACATTGTAGGACTTGGCGATATTTTTGCTAAGCAATTCAATCCAGAACAGGCATTCAAAAACTATAACCCTTCTCTCCCTGGCATCCTCCTCTCTCACAATCCCGATACCATAAATATGCTGCAACACTATCCTGGAGATTTTATACTATCAGGGCATTCCCATGGCCCACAAGTCACTTTATCATGGCCTAAATTTGCTCAGAAATTCTTTGCTAGACTCTCTGGATTAGAAAATCCTCATCTTGCACGAGGTTATTTTGTTACCAACGAAGGAAAGCAACTATATGTAAACCGTGGTCTGGGTGGGTTAAAAAGAATTCGCTTTTGCTCACCTCCTGAAATCTGCTGCATTACGTGTTCCTATGATTAA
- a CDS encoding SWIB/MDM2 domain-containing protein, with translation MSQKNKNSAFMHPVNVSTDLAVIVGKGPMPRTEIVKKVWEYIKKHNCQDQKNKRNILPDANLAKVFGSSEPIDMFQMTKALSQHIIK, from the coding sequence ATGAGTCAAAAAAATAAAAACTCTGCTTTTATGCACCCTGTGAATGTTTCCACCGATTTAGCAGTTATAGTTGGCAAGGGACCTATGCCCAGAACCGAAATCGTAAAGAAAGTTTGGGAATACATTAAAAAACACAACTGTCAGGATCAAAAAAATAAACGCAATATCCTTCCCGATGCGAATCTTGCCAAAGTCTTTGGTTCTAGTGAGCCTATTGATATGTTTCAAATGACCAAAGCTCTTTCCCAACATATTATAAAATAA
- the prfB gene encoding peptide chain release factor 2 (programmed frameshift) produces MQENLDKRLEAIRTGMSLAARSLFDLHKKQKELQVLEEESSKEDFWQNTAHAGKISEQIVSLKRQIHEYQELKSKVDAIEFFLEDAEALEDPTICEDLEKEFVFCERKLSVWETQRLLSGEADKNSCFLTINAGAGGTESCDWVEMLFRMYSRWATKHQWTIDIVDRLDGEVAGIKHITVKFSGMYAYGYAKAERGVHRLVRISPFDSNGKRHTSFASVDVFPEIDDQIKIEIRPNDLRIDTFRSSGAGGQHVNVTESAVRITHLPSGVVVSCQNERSQIQNRESCMKMLQAKLYQQVLQERLEKQSLDRKDKKEIAWGSQIRNYVFQPYTLVKDVRTGHEIGNVQAMLDGELLDEFIKAYLAEFGEVS; encoded by the exons ATGCAGGAAAATTTAGATAAGCGTTTGGAAGCAATTCGAACTGGAATGTCTTTAGCTGCGAGGTC TCTCTTTGACCTCCATAAAAAACAAAAAGAGCTCCAAGTCCTAGAAGAAGAAAGCTCAAAAGAAGATTTCTGGCAAAACACGGCTCATGCGGGCAAAATTTCTGAACAGATTGTGAGTTTGAAACGGCAAATCCATGAGTATCAGGAATTAAAAAGCAAAGTAGATGCCATAGAATTTTTCCTTGAAGATGCCGAGGCTCTTGAAGATCCTACTATTTGTGAAGACTTAGAGAAAGAGTTTGTCTTTTGTGAGAGAAAACTTTCTGTTTGGGAAACGCAACGGTTGCTTTCTGGAGAGGCAGACAAGAATTCTTGTTTTCTTACGATTAATGCTGGGGCAGGAGGGACTGAATCTTGTGATTGGGTAGAGATGCTTTTTCGTATGTATTCCCGATGGGCAACGAAACATCAGTGGACCATAGATATTGTCGATCGCTTAGATGGTGAAGTTGCTGGAATTAAGCATATTACTGTAAAGTTTTCAGGTATGTATGCTTATGGGTATGCTAAGGCGGAGCGAGGAGTTCATCGATTGGTTCGTATCTCTCCTTTCGATAGTAACGGGAAACGCCATACAAGCTTTGCTTCCGTAGATGTTTTCCCTGAGATTGATGATCAGATCAAGATTGAGATACGACCTAATGATTTACGTATAGATACGTTTCGCTCTTCGGGAGCAGGAGGACAGCACGTCAATGTTACAGAATCAGCAGTAAGGATCACTCATCTACCTTCAGGAGTCGTTGTTTCCTGTCAAAACGAGCGTAGCCAGATACAAAATCGAGAGAGCTGTATGAAAATGCTGCAAGCAAAATTATATCAGCAAGTTTTACAAGAACGTTTAGAGAAACAGTCTCTCGATCGCAAGGATAAGAAGGAAATTGCCTGGGGATCTCAAATTCGTAACTACGTATTTCAACCCTACACTCTTGTCAAAGATGTACGCACGGGACATGAAATAGGAAATGTACAGGCTATGCTGGATGGCGAGCTATTGGATGAATTTATTAAGGCATATTTGGCAGAGTTTGGAGAAGTTTCATGA
- a CDS encoding GNAT family N-acetyltransferase, with protein sequence MTAEKENTGISELEIRFTLPSDATYMLLWLNDPKILRGFPVQTEAEIRETVNFWVGFYRYHSSLTAVSQGNVAGVATLILNPYVKVSHHALISIIVGEDYRNKGIGTALINNLIHLAKTRFKLEILYLEVYEGNPAVHLYERFGFIEVGRQRRFYKDEIGYLAKVTMEKDL encoded by the coding sequence ATGACAGCAGAAAAGGAAAATACAGGAATTTCAGAATTAGAAATACGATTCACTCTTCCTAGTGATGCAACGTATATGCTGCTATGGCTGAATGATCCCAAAATTTTACGTGGATTTCCTGTACAAACAGAAGCAGAAATCCGCGAAACTGTAAATTTTTGGGTAGGATTCTACCGTTATCATTCTAGTTTAACAGCAGTGAGCCAGGGTAATGTTGCTGGAGTCGCAACTTTGATTCTTAATCCCTATGTTAAGGTTTCCCACCATGCGTTGATTTCCATTATTGTTGGAGAAGATTATCGCAATAAAGGCATAGGGACGGCTTTGATTAACAATCTGATTCATTTAGCAAAAACGCGATTTAAGCTTGAGATCCTTTATCTTGAAGTTTATGAGGGCAATCCTGCCGTTCATCTCTACGAACGCTTTGGATTCATTGAAGTGGGAAGGCAACGCCGTTTTTATAAAGATGAAATTGGTTATCTTGCTAAAGTTACGATGGAAAAAGATCTATAG
- a CDS encoding YebC/PmpR family DNA-binding transcriptional regulator — protein sequence MAGHSKWANTKHRKERADHKKGKIFSRIIKELISAVRLGGADPKSNARLRMVIQKAKDNNIPNENIERNLKKATSAEQKNFEEVTYELYGHGGVGIIVEAMTDNKNRTASDMRIAINKRGGSLVEPGSVLYNFVRKGACIVAKSSIDEDLLFSYVIEAGAEDLDTEDEENFLVICDPSELASVKEKLISRGVICSEDRLIYLPLRLVDCDEKDGEANLALIDWLEQIEDVDDVYHNMS from the coding sequence ATGGCAGGACATAGTAAGTGGGCCAATACGAAACATCGGAAGGAAAGAGCGGATCACAAGAAAGGCAAGATTTTTTCTCGTATTATTAAAGAGTTGATTTCTGCTGTTAGGTTAGGGGGGGCGGACCCTAAGTCGAATGCACGATTGCGTATGGTGATACAGAAAGCTAAAGATAATAATATTCCTAATGAGAATATCGAAAGGAATTTGAAGAAAGCAACTTCTGCAGAGCAAAAAAATTTTGAAGAAGTTACCTATGAGCTTTATGGTCATGGTGGAGTGGGAATTATTGTTGAAGCTATGACTGATAATAAGAATCGTACTGCTTCTGATATGCGCATTGCTATAAATAAACGTGGTGGTTCTCTTGTAGAACCTGGAAGTGTACTTTATAATTTTGTGCGGAAAGGGGCATGTATTGTGGCTAAAAGCTCTATAGATGAAGATCTGCTATTTTCTTACGTTATAGAAGCAGGCGCTGAGGATCTAGATACTGAAGATGAAGAAAATTTTTTAGTGATCTGTGATCCAAGCGAACTTGCCTCTGTTAAAGAGAAGCTTATCAGTCGGGGTGTGATTTGTAGTGAAGACAGGCTTATCTATCTCCCCTTGCGTCTAGTAGACTGCGATGAAAAAGATGGAGAGGCAAACCTCGCTCTTATTGATTGGCTAGAGCAAATCGAAGATGTTGATGACGTTTATCACAACATGTCCTAA
- the tarP gene encoding type III secretion system actin-recruiting effector Tarp yields the protein MASPINQPSTTTQVTQTGPTVTTTTVGALGDHTVTTTGSGQAESTAEKVATLSGEEIQNLETQDETAVQFSAEHSFSTFSPSTGGAGPTAQAAQSAGLFALSGRTTRRPSELSSSSGDSFAPRAGSNDSMSAPTGGTEQARSSSPDLGSLHGLEGSERAEGTEGPEGPGGLPESTIPNYDPTDKASIMAFLQNPGVQQKMQTKGGHFVYVDEARSSFIFVRNGDWKTAESIKVTNAKTKENLTKPADLEMCVAKFCVGYETIHSDWTNRVEPTIAERSGTTGGDYNHLMLSMKFKTAVVYGPWNAKESSSGFTPSAWRRGAKVNTGPIWDDVGGLKGINWKTTPTPDFSFLNETPREGTPTSHQSPGPGTPGSGVVIPNVNVNLGGIRVDLGGINVGGTTTNVTTGGGGAGAADATSTKATNTDQEVDTRSTGSGDTVEEPVIKFEDPGPGMDDNAPPPTPPPNISGSRLLTISNQTLKEVLRNVRQHLDVAYDQQGNLVGNLNQNLGQVVRNSENGINIPTVILPQTTAGNTDGAGGGGAGGTGDGTGGAGGTTGRGRIPGDNNGEVTDNRGLLARIREHLNDVYPGTTGSPVLPPLENGETIGSIVKNDVSGNLENTFIAPLKPESVARFAKLVSQDGPQSSDNTFTGPLQSKSIARFAKLASQDGSRSSGGVRGSTGNANSINVISEDGSIHTAERVDVNDDDNNTGHTGGARTDTKSTTTNLSPSPDLDLSGLLGKIRNHLDNAYKDGQPLNQGGGHISKIIKEEEGNQTSAPTQPSIAKIVTALTQSNISYSSPLQQSQLATVLIPQPITTSTSTTSVGTGTGSVSTQDTGVGTTQTSTTDTGTGTESVSTQDTGVGTTQTSTTDTGTGTESVSTQDTGVGTTQTSTTDTGTGTESVSTQDTGVGTTQTSTTDTGTGTESVSTQDTGVGTTQTSTTDTGTGTESVSTQDTGVGTTQTSTTDTGTGTESVSTRSTGTSASPTTASVSTQTPPEPLPTGTRHVATISLVRNAAGRSIIVQQGSRSQSMAVPLSPSQNLGPQLWAAARQVAENLSTILNEATGESSSQSSSAQSSPTSSRGSRSSPQSSPGRGGRRR from the coding sequence ATGGCATCTCCTATCAATCAACCATCGACAACTACTCAGGTGACCCAAACTGGGCCGACTGTAACGACAACAACGGTAGGAGCGTTAGGAGACCACACTGTTACAACAACAGGATCTGGACAGGCAGAAAGTACAGCAGAGAAAGTAGCTACACTCTCAGGAGAGGAAATTCAAAATCTTGAAACGCAAGATGAAACTGCTGTACAATTTTCTGCCGAACACTCTTTTTCTACTTTCTCCCCATCTACTGGCGGTGCTGGACCTACGGCACAAGCAGCCCAATCTGCAGGGCTTTTTGCACTATCTGGTCGTACGACCAGAAGACCTTCTGAACTTTCCTCTTCGTCTGGAGACAGTTTTGCACCTAGAGCAGGCTCGAATGACTCTATGTCTGCCCCTACTGGAGGCACTGAACAAGCTAGGAGTAGTAGTCCAGATCTAGGCAGCTTGCACGGGTTGGAAGGAAGCGAGCGCGCTGAAGGAACTGAAGGACCTGAAGGACCTGGTGGTCTCCCTGAAAGTACTATTCCAAATTACGATCCTACCGATAAAGCCTCTATTATGGCGTTCCTGCAAAATCCTGGTGTTCAGCAGAAAATGCAAACCAAAGGAGGGCACTTTGTTTATGTAGATGAAGCTAGAAGTAGTTTCATTTTTGTCCGCAATGGCGATTGGAAAACTGCTGAATCTATAAAAGTTACTAATGCAAAAACCAAAGAAAATCTTACCAAACCTGCTGACTTAGAGATGTGCGTAGCCAAATTCTGTGTTGGATACGAAACTATCCATTCAGATTGGACCAACCGAGTCGAGCCTACAATAGCAGAACGTTCTGGCACCACAGGGGGAGATTACAATCACCTCATGCTTAGCATGAAATTTAAAACTGCTGTAGTCTACGGCCCTTGGAATGCTAAAGAATCTAGCAGTGGATTCACACCTTCTGCATGGCGTCGTGGAGCAAAAGTAAATACAGGCCCAATCTGGGATGATGTTGGCGGGTTAAAGGGCATTAACTGGAAAACTACCCCTACTCCTGATTTTAGCTTCTTGAATGAAACTCCAAGAGAAGGGACTCCAACTTCTCATCAAAGTCCTGGTCCTGGAACTCCAGGAAGTGGTGTAGTTATTCCTAATGTTAATGTCAATTTGGGAGGAATTCGTGTTGACCTTGGTGGCATAAATGTAGGTGGAACTACAACTAATGTGACTACAGGAGGAGGAGGTGCAGGAGCCGCCGACGCAACATCTACGAAAGCAACAAATACAGATCAAGAAGTCGATACAAGGTCTACAGGATCTGGAGATACCGTAGAAGAACCCGTTATAAAATTTGAAGATCCAGGTCCAGGAATGGATGATAACGCTCCTCCTCCAACTCCTCCGCCAAATATCAGCGGTTCTCGTCTTTTGACTATTTCGAATCAAACTTTAAAGGAAGTCTTACGTAATGTTAGACAACATCTTGATGTCGCTTATGATCAACAGGGTAATTTAGTCGGAAATCTAAATCAGAATTTAGGCCAGGTAGTAAGAAATAGTGAAAACGGAATTAACATCCCCACCGTGATTCTTCCCCAAACTACTGCTGGTAATACTGATGGAGCTGGTGGAGGAGGTGCAGGAGGAACTGGCGATGGCACTGGAGGTGCAGGAGGAACTACTGGAAGAGGAAGGATACCTGGAGACAACAATGGTGAAGTTACTGACAACCGAGGCCTCCTCGCTCGAATTCGCGAGCATTTAAATGATGTATATCCTGGAACGACTGGTAGTCCCGTACTCCCTCCTTTAGAAAATGGAGAGACTATAGGCTCGATCGTAAAGAATGACGTTTCTGGAAATTTAGAAAATACTTTTATAGCACCTCTCAAACCTGAAAGTGTAGCTCGTTTTGCCAAGCTTGTTTCTCAAGACGGTCCTCAAAGTTCAGACAATACTTTTACAGGACCTCTCCAATCTAAAAGTATAGCTCGTTTTGCTAAGCTTGCTTCTCAAGACGGATCTAGAAGTTCTGGAGGAGTCAGAGGCTCTACAGGAAATGCCAATAGCATTAACGTCATTAGTGAGGATGGATCTATCCACACTGCTGAACGCGTAGACGTTAATGACGACGACAACAACACTGGACACACAGGAGGCGCGCGAACTGATACTAAATCCACAACAACGAATCTTTCGCCAAGTCCTGATTTGGATCTTTCAGGACTCTTAGGGAAAATCCGTAACCATCTAGATAATGCTTACAAAGATGGCCAGCCCCTAAATCAAGGTGGCGGACATATCAGTAAGATTATCAAAGAGGAAGAGGGAAATCAAACATCAGCACCTACACAACCTTCTATAGCGAAGATAGTGACTGCTCTGACGCAATCAAATATAAGTTACAGCTCTCCCCTACAACAATCTCAACTAGCAACCGTGCTTATACCACAACCTATAACAACAAGTACGTCAACAACTAGCGTGGGAACTGGAACAGGAAGCGTATCTACTCAAGATACTGGCGTAGGGACAACTCAAACATCCACTACAGATACAGGAACTGGAACAGAAAGTGTATCTACTCAAGATACTGGCGTAGGGACAACTCAAACATCCACTACAGATACAGGAACTGGAACAGAAAGTGTATCTACTCAAGATACTGGCGTAGGGACAACTCAAACATCCACTACAGATACAGGAACTGGAACAGAAAGTGTATCTACTCAAGATACTGGCGTAGGGACAACTCAAACATCCACTACAGATACAGGAACTGGAACAGAAAGTGTATCTACTCAAGATACTGGCGTAGGGACAACTCAAACATCCACTACAGATACAGGAACTGGAACAGAAAGTGTATCTACTCAAGATACTGGCGTAGGGACAACTCAAACATCCACTACAGATACAGGAACTGGAACAGAAAGTGTATCTACGCGATCTACAGGCACTTCAGCATCACCGACCACAGCGTCTGTTTCGACACAAACACCACCAGAACCTCTTCCCACTGGGACAAGACATGTCGCCACAATCTCGTTGGTACGTAATGCTGCAGGAAGGTCTATAATAGTACAACAAGGAAGTCGGTCTCAAAGCATGGCCGTTCCTCTAAGCCCTTCTCAAAATCTGGGGCCACAACTGTGGGCAGCAGCACGTCAAGTTGCTGAAAATTTAAGCACTATTTTAAACGAAGCAACAGGAGAATCGAGTTCTCAAAGCTCCTCTGCTCAATCTTCCCCAACAAGTTCAAGAGGAAGTCGCTCTTCTCCACAATCTAGTCCAGGAAGAGGGGGCCGCAGGAGATAA
- the murA gene encoding UDP-N-acetylglucosamine 1-carboxyvinyltransferase, whose translation MQIAEVFGGSRLNGEVQVSGAKNAATKLLVASLLSDQKCTLRNVPDIGDVSLTVRLCESLGAHVSWDKESEVLEIQTPEIQSTQVSPIFSNVNRIPILLLGALLGRCPEGIHVPTVGGDAIGERTLNFHFEGLKQLGVHVFCDSSGYYAKAPGGLKGNYIKLPYPSVGATENLILAAIYAKGRTVIRNVALEAEILDLVLFLQKAGADITTDNDRTIDIFGTDSLGSVDHTILTDKIEAASFGMAAVVSGGRVFVRNARQELMIPFLKMLRSIGGGFLVSDSGIEFFQERPLTGGIVLETDVHPGFLTDWQQPFAVLLSQARGSSVIHETVHEHRLGYLYGLQQMGADCQLFHQCLSTKACRYAMGNFPHSAVIHGATPLQASHLVIPDLRAGFAYVMAALIAEGGCSIIENTHLLDRGYTNWVGKLRSLGAKIQIFNTECKEPTNVPESLALRDSSL comes from the coding sequence ATGCAGATTGCTGAAGTATTTGGTGGTAGTAGACTAAATGGTGAAGTACAGGTTTCAGGAGCAAAAAATGCTGCAACTAAGCTGCTTGTTGCTTCTTTGCTTTCCGATCAAAAGTGCACACTGCGGAATGTCCCTGATATAGGGGATGTCTCTTTAACTGTAAGGTTATGTGAATCTCTAGGAGCACATGTCTCTTGGGATAAGGAATCTGAAGTTTTGGAAATTCAAACTCCAGAGATACAATCTACGCAAGTTTCTCCCATATTTTCAAATGTCAATAGGATTCCTATCCTTTTATTAGGGGCTCTTTTAGGGCGTTGCCCCGAAGGTATTCATGTTCCTACTGTTGGAGGAGACGCTATAGGAGAGAGGACCTTAAACTTTCATTTTGAAGGGTTAAAGCAACTCGGCGTTCATGTTTTCTGTGATAGCTCGGGTTACTACGCAAAGGCTCCTGGAGGTCTTAAAGGAAACTATATTAAGTTGCCCTATCCTTCTGTAGGGGCTACAGAAAATCTCATACTTGCAGCAATTTATGCTAAAGGAAGAACTGTCATAAGAAATGTAGCTCTTGAAGCTGAAATCTTAGATTTGGTGCTCTTTTTGCAAAAGGCAGGGGCCGATATCACTACCGATAATGATCGTACGATAGATATTTTCGGGACTGATAGTCTTGGTTCTGTAGACCACACAATCCTTACAGATAAGATTGAGGCAGCTTCGTTTGGTATGGCTGCCGTAGTTTCTGGGGGACGCGTTTTTGTTAGAAATGCTAGACAAGAACTTATGATTCCTTTTCTCAAGATGTTGCGGTCTATAGGCGGAGGATTTTTGGTCTCCGACTCAGGAATAGAATTTTTTCAAGAACGCCCCTTAACGGGAGGCATTGTCTTGGAGACCGATGTTCATCCAGGATTCTTGACGGATTGGCAACAGCCTTTCGCAGTTCTATTGTCACAAGCTCGGGGATCTTCCGTAATCCACGAGACTGTCCATGAACATCGTCTTGGCTACCTTTATGGGCTTCAGCAAATGGGAGCAGATTGTCAGCTTTTTCATCAATGCTTAAGTACCAAAGCATGTCGTTATGCTATGGGGAATTTCCCTCATAGCGCTGTGATTCATGGGGCCACGCCTTTACAAGCTTCGCATTTAGTCATTCCAGATTTACGTGCAGGATTTGCTTACGTCATGGCGGCTCTCATTGCAGAAGGAGGGTGCTCAATTATCGAGAATACGCATCTTCTAGATCGTGGGTATACAAATTGGGTAGGTAAGCTTAGAAGCCTCGGAGCTAAAATTCAGATCTTTAATACGGAATGCAAAGAACCTACAAACGTTCCAGAGTCTTTAGCCCTAAGAGATTCATCCCTGTAG
- the argS gene encoding arginine--tRNA ligase, which yields MLTLLSILSSLCSQAIAKAFPDLEAWTTEITQSTKEHFGHYQCNDAMKLAGILKKAPRNIAEAIVAELPEEPFALIEIAGPGFINFKFSPAFLSRQLQDFRDTLELGFRVAQPQKIIVDFSSPNIAKDMHVGHLRSTIIGDSLARILAYVGHDVLRLNHVGDWGTAFGMLITYLQEIPCDYSDLEDLTSLYKKAYECFANNEEFKKRSQQNVVALQAKDPQATALWEKICETSERAFQKIYDILDISIEKRGESFYNPFLPEIIQDLEKKHLLTISNNAKCVFHEAFSIPFMVQKSDGGYNYATTDLAAMRYRIEKDHADKIIIVTDLGQSLHFQLLEATAIAADYLQPGIFSHVGFGLVLDPQGKKLKTRSGENVKLRELLNTAIEKAEETLREHRPELTDEEIQARAPVIGINAIKYSDLSSHRTSDYVFSFEKMLRFDGNTALFLLYAYVRIQGIKRRLELSQLSLEGPAQIQEPAEEALALALLRFPEALESTIKELCPHFLTDYLYNLTHKFNGFFRDCHIQDSPHAKSRLFLCALTEKVLATGMNLLGLKTLERL from the coding sequence ATGTTGACATTACTTTCTATCCTATCTTCGCTATGTTCCCAGGCAATAGCAAAGGCCTTTCCCGACTTAGAAGCTTGGACTACAGAAATTACCCAATCTACAAAAGAACATTTTGGTCATTATCAATGCAACGATGCCATGAAGTTGGCTGGTATTTTAAAAAAAGCTCCAAGAAATATTGCTGAAGCTATAGTAGCCGAGCTTCCCGAAGAACCCTTTGCTTTAATTGAAATTGCTGGACCAGGATTTATAAATTTTAAATTTTCTCCAGCTTTTTTAAGTCGACAGCTACAGGACTTCAGGGACACTCTAGAGTTAGGATTTCGAGTGGCTCAGCCTCAAAAAATTATTGTTGACTTCTCTTCTCCAAATATTGCCAAAGATATGCATGTTGGACATTTACGCTCTACAATTATTGGTGATAGCCTTGCTAGAATCTTGGCTTATGTAGGTCATGATGTACTTAGACTCAATCATGTCGGCGATTGGGGAACTGCGTTTGGGATGTTGATCACCTATTTGCAAGAGATTCCTTGCGACTATAGTGATCTTGAAGATCTTACGAGTCTTTATAAAAAGGCCTATGAATGCTTTGCTAATAATGAAGAATTTAAAAAACGCTCCCAACAAAATGTAGTAGCATTACAGGCTAAGGATCCGCAAGCAACTGCCCTATGGGAGAAGATCTGTGAAACTTCGGAAAGGGCCTTCCAGAAAATCTATGATATTTTGGATATTAGTATTGAAAAACGCGGAGAATCTTTTTATAACCCCTTCCTTCCTGAAATTATCCAAGATTTAGAGAAGAAACATCTCCTTACTATTTCTAATAATGCTAAGTGCGTTTTTCATGAAGCCTTTTCGATTCCTTTTATGGTCCAAAAAAGTGACGGGGGGTACAATTATGCCACCACGGATCTTGCCGCTATGCGTTATCGGATAGAGAAAGATCATGCTGATAAGATTATCATTGTGACCGACTTAGGCCAGTCTCTACATTTCCAACTACTTGAGGCTACAGCGATTGCTGCAGACTATCTACAACCTGGGATCTTTTCCCATGTGGGCTTCGGTCTCGTCTTGGATCCTCAGGGAAAGAAACTTAAAACTCGGTCTGGAGAAAATGTAAAACTCCGCGAGCTTCTCAATACTGCTATTGAAAAAGCCGAAGAAACCTTGAGGGAACATCGGCCCGAACTTACGGATGAAGAAATCCAAGCGAGGGCGCCCGTCATTGGAATCAATGCAATAAAATATAGTGATCTCTCTTCACATCGGACGAGCGATTACGTCTTTTCTTTTGAAAAAATGCTACGCTTTGATGGCAACACGGCCCTGTTCCTACTTTATGCCTATGTGCGGATTCAGGGAATCAAACGTCGTTTAGAACTTTCTCAACTTTCCTTAGAGGGACCCGCTCAAATTCAAGAACCTGCCGAAGAGGCACTCGCATTGGCTTTGCTACGCTTCCCAGAAGCTTTAGAGAGCACAATCAAGGAGCTCTGTCCGCATTTTCTTACGGACTATCTCTACAACCTGACCCATAAATTTAATGGATTCTTTCGTGACTGCCATATTCAAGACTCTCCCCATGCGAAATCAAGACTGTTTCTTTGTGCTCTAACTGAAAAGGTCTTAGCTACAGGGATGAATCTCTTAGGGCTAAAGACTCTGGAACGTTTGTAG